The genomic segment GAACAAAACTGGCAGACTTGAATACTGACTTGTTGAGATCCAATTTCACTGCACATCATGAAACTAAAATAGCTTCCTCGTGTCAAGTGGCATCACGCCTCCTTTGCAAGAAAATGTGACTTTGCGGTGAAGGGCAAAAGGCTTGTGGGATTGTGAAGTGGATTCACATGGTGACGTTGGAATTTGGAGTCTCCTGGGAAGCGTGGTAAGTGTCCCTGTTGCATGTCAACTCCTGAAACTCCCTGTGATTTAAAAGAGGAAACCATGTTTTGGGCTCCACGGGGAGGCAAAGTGTTGGATTGATATAAAATAGTGGTGGGAAAACTATAGCCCAGGGTCACATGCAGCCTGACCTCCAACCAAACCTTAATCTGGCCCACTGAGATTTTGGATTATCACAAAACCTGCAATGTTTTCTGCaattcgtttttttcccctttacgtATGATTAAATTGACGttcccattatttattttttacaacttattttttaacattatttCCAAATGACGTGgcacatttgtttcaaaaatgtaatgtgatcCAAGGTTTGCCGACTCTGCCCTATTATAAAAGCTCTTCAATCAGTATGTGATGTAGTTTATTTCCAGAAGAGGGCAGCAGAGAACACAGAGCGCTTGCCATTCATCACGTGACGTAGGCCTGCTACATGCTGCACAGCACAACAATGTACCTCTCCGTTTCTTTTAATCTGCGCTCGATTAGAAGCACCTTAAcccattttttgtctttcatgcaCCTCAAGTGAAGGATAAGTAACATCCGTGTGCAGCCATGGAGCGCAGCTGCCCTCAGCGCGATGGCGTTCCGAGACCAAGAGGCACATTGAAAGAGATCCGGGTCAACTTGCTTGAGTGTAAAGTCTGCTTCGAGAAGTTCAACGCTCAGCGGGCCGTGCGAAGGCCGCAGAACCTGTCGTGCGGTCACGTACTGTGTGCGGAATGTGTGGGGGCGCTGTCCCGCCCTCTCCTGAGGAAGCTGGAGTGCCCCTTCTGTCGGCAGCTGTGCCCTGTTGACGTCATCTCCCACTGCCAGCCTCTTTGTGACCTGCAGGAGTTGCTCTCATCCAGTCCTCCCTCTTCTTGCATGGAGAAAAATGATGAAGAAGAAGCCCCAAGTGTGAGTGGCACAGCCTTTCACTTGTGTTTGACTTTTGGCGGGTGGGGGACGCTTATCAACCCTACTGGAGTGGCGGTGATGCAGTCCTCGGGGACTGTGTTTGTGGTGCATGAAGATGAGAAGAGCGTGATGGTATTCACTTCTCAGGGGAAGAAGCGGCACGCTTTTGGGCAAAGAGGACACGCCGGCGAGGAAGTTTGTTACCCAGTGGATGTGGCAGTGACCCCCTGCGGTCATGTGGTGGTGACTGACGCGGGAGATAAGGCCGTCAAGGTTTTCACATCTAGGGGGAACCATGTGATCACG from the Hippocampus zosterae strain Florida chromosome 5, ASM2543408v3, whole genome shotgun sequence genome contains:
- the LOC127600781 gene encoding E3 ubiquitin-protein ligase NHLRC1-like, translated to MERSCPQRDGVPRPRGTLKEIRVNLLECKVCFEKFNAQRAVRRPQNLSCGHVLCAECVGALSRPLLRKLECPFCRQLCPVDVISHCQPLCDLQELLSSSPPSSCMEKNDEEEAPSVSGTAFHLCLTFGGWGTLINPTGVAVMQSSGTVFVVHEDEKSVMVFTSQGKKRHAFGQRGHAGEEVCYPVDVAVTPCGHVVVTDAGDKAVKVFTSRGNHVITIKAGFRMPWGVDTDSGGRILVSDVQAGTLSRFKVDYKHGVMLEEGVVASHLENPKAVACCRTSGHMAVIEHVTEDIGSSRKQRYSRLTVFTHDLHILYQTDNLSLNLKASVTINMSAVTFDRKGHPLVVDSLQGMIWTFGGVQSGAVLTPLVAENLIRPVALVPLNNTLIIVDAGDHAVKIYSGQKLDCVVNL